A part of Melittangium boletus DSM 14713 genomic DNA contains:
- a CDS encoding metallophosphoesterase — MSSRTLIQGYFPLLAALVATVIQWPTVAWLREATHSPLPLLAAVLVSVPYLVQLKNPWHTTRPRFVSYLALGWWIACLMFDLLLIPSELAIHAGVPATGVWTFAGAFAVATGVRSVLGRPRLRQLEVRVDGLPPALDGYRIGQISDVHCGPNISERRVSSWVARLNALELDLVTVTGDLITHGSTHVEAVARALGGLRAKDGVFACMGNHDYFTDGEHLVRELERWGLQVLRNRGVVVERDGARLYVAGVDDTWTSRHDLTRALADRPEGVPTVLLAHDPDLFPMAHARGVELTLSGHTHGGQLAIPGVRRLSLARVLTRWTAGMYRRDRSWLYVNLGAGTTGPPVRWGAPAELAVLTLRRA; from the coding sequence ATGTCCAGCCGAACCCTGATCCAGGGCTACTTCCCCCTGCTCGCGGCCCTCGTCGCCACCGTCATCCAGTGGCCCACGGTGGCCTGGCTCCGGGAGGCCACCCACTCGCCCCTGCCCTTGCTGGCCGCGGTGCTGGTATCGGTGCCCTACCTCGTCCAGCTCAAGAACCCGTGGCACACCACCCGGCCCCGCTTCGTGTCCTACCTGGCCCTGGGTTGGTGGATCGCGTGTCTGATGTTCGACCTGCTCCTGATTCCCTCGGAACTCGCCATCCACGCGGGAGTGCCCGCGACCGGGGTGTGGACCTTCGCGGGGGCGTTCGCGGTGGCCACGGGCGTGAGGTCGGTCCTCGGCCGACCGAGGCTCCGCCAGCTGGAGGTCCGCGTGGACGGACTCCCTCCGGCCCTGGATGGATACCGCATCGGGCAGATCTCCGACGTGCACTGCGGGCCGAATATCTCCGAGCGCCGGGTCTCCTCCTGGGTCGCGCGCCTCAACGCGCTCGAATTGGATCTGGTGACCGTCACCGGGGATTTGATCACCCATGGGTCCACCCACGTGGAGGCGGTGGCGCGAGCCCTGGGGGGGCTGCGCGCGAAGGATGGCGTCTTCGCCTGCATGGGCAACCACGACTACTTCACGGATGGCGAGCACCTCGTGCGGGAGTTGGAGCGGTGGGGACTCCAGGTCCTGCGCAACCGGGGCGTGGTGGTGGAGCGGGACGGCGCGCGGCTGTACGTCGCGGGCGTGGATGACACCTGGACCTCGCGCCATGATCTCACGCGGGCCCTGGCGGACCGGCCCGAGGGCGTCCCCACGGTGTTGCTCGCGCATGATCCCGATCTCTTCCCCATGGCGCACGCACGCGGGGTCGAATTGACGCTCTCGGGGCATACGCACGGTGGACAGCTCGCGATTCCCGGCGTGCGCCGGCTGTCCCTCGCGCGGGTCCTGACCCGATGGACCGCGGGCATGTACCGCCGGGATCGCTCGTGGCTGTACGTGAACCTCGGCGCGGGGACGACGGGACCGCCGGTGCGGTGGGGTGCTCCGGCGGAATTGGCGGTCCTCACGCTGCGCCGGGCGTGA
- a CDS encoding ATP-binding protein: MRTVPGAPIRLPFQRKLLLAFAAVLLPVLVLLGADIVSDARSTQEAFLEAQSLTAHAVAVQVSESFDAAIDLGWAVANDPLVRTLDPLHLDTHLRRLTGHPSRFNSIGVYDAHGLNRGWGDPDAPAEPRLRIGDRPYFQRAMATNAPVVSEVIELRRPLRTALLISVPIRDALEQPIGVVNVVMGTELLAQRSLPARMHTRQEILLVDPRGRLAFHTGFPSLPFTRGDAFAAFPPLRAALGGLPSQVDRATSPLDQDVFLGAFVPTPRYHWAVGVVASRELALAPLSARLYTKLAAFGGILLFSGLMAAALARIQARPVRQLQALAQALGRGDMGQRARIRTGDEMEELGEALDQMAAHIAQRQREVDALRAEAERHARQLGAIIASVPDAIFLASPDERLSDANPAGLRLLGLTERTQLGLTLNEFIQRYALRHADGRPMSMAELPLLRALKGETFTDVEMRLRDPSGEERLVSVNGAPVKNASGRIILGETVVHDITERKRTEGERVRMLERERAFARLGQALVREVELERITQVASEQCIHALGSDAVGLWMMDAEAVGLHLKASHGFTKAIREGLGGIPLSASALAARAAREETPQVIEDLQSEKDASPGHVLAAREGFHAMVAIPLHSRGRMVGVLTSLSRTPRVFSTRDLEFHMTVGQLVAVALEKARLFQEVREALRLREEFMSAAAHELKTPVTTLQTWADILTWKEEGSERQRKGLAAIARGARRLGRLVEHLFTATRLAPGIAKLERGQVDLRALVSERVTSLARSTEHPIHLVADEVPPVDADRQRMSEVMIHLLENAIRYSPPARPIEVRLECAESEAVVSVHDQGPGIPPERQPHVFEPLYEPLPSGAPGYVGMVGLGLHLSSRIIEAHGGRIWLESTPGQGTTFCFSLPFHRMEGSRHANA, translated from the coding sequence GTGCGAACCGTCCCGGGCGCTCCTATCCGCCTCCCTTTTCAGCGCAAGCTGTTGCTCGCCTTCGCCGCGGTACTGCTGCCCGTCCTGGTGTTGCTCGGCGCGGACATCGTCTCGGACGCGCGCTCCACCCAGGAGGCGTTCCTCGAGGCCCAGAGCCTGACGGCCCACGCCGTCGCCGTGCAGGTCTCCGAGTCCTTCGACGCGGCGATCGATCTCGGCTGGGCCGTGGCCAATGATCCACTCGTGCGGACGCTGGACCCGCTCCACCTGGACACGCACCTGCGGCGGCTCACCGGACACCCCTCGCGCTTCAACTCGATTGGCGTCTACGACGCGCACGGCCTCAACCGGGGGTGGGGAGATCCGGACGCGCCCGCCGAGCCCCGGCTGCGGATTGGCGACCGGCCCTACTTCCAGCGGGCCATGGCCACCAACGCGCCGGTCGTCTCCGAGGTCATCGAGCTGCGGCGGCCCCTGCGCACGGCGTTGCTCATCTCCGTGCCCATCCGGGACGCCCTGGAGCAGCCCATCGGGGTGGTCAACGTGGTGATGGGCACCGAACTCCTGGCCCAGCGCTCGCTGCCCGCCCGGATGCATACCCGGCAGGAAATCCTCCTCGTGGACCCCCGGGGACGGCTCGCCTTCCACACGGGCTTTCCCTCCCTGCCCTTCACGCGCGGGGATGCCTTCGCGGCCTTCCCCCCGCTGAGGGCGGCGCTCGGAGGACTGCCCTCCCAGGTGGACCGGGCCACCAGCCCCCTGGATCAAGATGTCTTCCTCGGCGCCTTCGTCCCCACCCCGCGCTACCACTGGGCGGTGGGCGTGGTGGCCTCGCGGGAACTCGCCCTCGCGCCGCTCTCCGCCCGGCTGTACACGAAGCTGGCCGCCTTTGGCGGCATCCTGCTGTTCAGCGGGCTCATGGCCGCGGCGCTGGCGCGCATCCAGGCACGCCCCGTGCGTCAGCTCCAGGCACTCGCCCAGGCCCTGGGCCGGGGCGACATGGGGCAGCGGGCGCGCATCCGCACCGGAGACGAGATGGAGGAGTTGGGCGAGGCCCTGGATCAGATGGCAGCGCACATCGCCCAGCGGCAGCGGGAGGTGGACGCGCTACGCGCCGAGGCCGAGCGCCATGCCCGTCAGCTCGGCGCCATCATCGCCAGCGTGCCGGATGCCATCTTCCTGGCCAGTCCCGATGAACGGCTGAGCGATGCCAACCCCGCGGGGCTGCGGCTGCTCGGGCTCACGGAGCGCACGCAACTGGGCCTGACGTTGAACGAATTCATCCAGCGCTACGCCCTGCGCCATGCCGATGGCCGGCCCATGTCCATGGCGGAACTGCCGCTGCTGCGCGCCCTCAAGGGGGAGACCTTCACCGACGTGGAGATGCGCCTGAGGGATCCCTCGGGCGAGGAGCGTCTGGTCAGCGTCAACGGCGCCCCCGTGAAGAACGCCAGCGGCCGCATCATCCTCGGAGAGACCGTCGTCCACGACATCACCGAGCGCAAGCGCACGGAAGGGGAACGGGTGCGGATGCTGGAGCGGGAGCGCGCCTTCGCCCGCCTGGGACAAGCGCTGGTCCGGGAGGTGGAACTCGAGCGCATCACCCAGGTGGCGAGCGAGCAGTGCATCCATGCACTGGGCTCGGACGCCGTGGGGCTGTGGATGATGGATGCCGAGGCGGTGGGCCTCCACCTGAAGGCCTCTCACGGTTTCACCAAGGCGATCCGGGAAGGCCTCGGTGGAATCCCACTCTCGGCGTCGGCGCTCGCCGCGCGCGCCGCCCGGGAAGAAACCCCGCAGGTCATCGAGGATCTCCAGTCCGAGAAGGATGCCTCCCCCGGCCATGTGCTCGCGGCACGCGAGGGCTTCCACGCGATGGTGGCCATTCCCCTGCACTCGCGCGGACGGATGGTGGGCGTCCTCACGAGCCTGAGCCGGACACCGCGTGTGTTCTCGACGCGCGACCTGGAGTTCCACATGACCGTGGGACAACTCGTCGCGGTGGCGCTCGAGAAGGCGAGGCTGTTCCAGGAAGTGCGCGAGGCCCTGCGGCTGCGCGAGGAATTCATGTCGGCGGCGGCCCACGAGCTCAAGACGCCGGTGACCACCCTGCAGACGTGGGCGGACATCCTCACCTGGAAGGAAGAGGGCTCCGAGCGCCAGCGCAAGGGGCTGGCCGCCATCGCCCGGGGGGCGCGGCGCCTGGGGCGGCTGGTGGAGCACCTGTTCACGGCCACCCGGCTCGCCCCGGGCATCGCGAAGCTGGAGCGGGGCCAGGTCGACCTGCGGGCGCTCGTGTCCGAGCGCGTCACCAGCCTGGCGCGCAGCACGGAACATCCCATCCACCTGGTGGCCGACGAGGTGCCCCCCGTGGACGCCGACCGGCAACGCATGAGCGAGGTGATGATCCACCTGCTGGAGAACGCCATCCGCTACTCGCCGCCCGCCCGCCCCATCGAGGTGCGGCTGGAGTGCGCGGAGAGTGAAGCCGTGGTGTCGGTCCACGACCAGGGTCCCGGCATCCCTCCCGAGCGCCAGCCCCACGTCTTCGAGCCCCTGTATGAACCCCTCCCCTCGGGAGCCCCGGGCTATGTGGGCATGGTGGGGCTCGGGTTGCACCTGAGCTCGCGCATCATCGAGGCACATGGGGGCCGCATCTGGCTGGAGAGCACTCCCGGTCAGGGCACCACGTTCTGCTTCAGCCTCCCCTTCCACCGAATGGAGGGCTCACGCCACGCCAACGCCTGA
- a CDS encoding glycoside hydrolase family 16 protein, translating to MNAKLGKTTGMNWLVKWGLGGVLLVASACGQSPETSTPAAVETAEVQQRATVAPIGKTIWLRAGTNGKIVSADRNINANAPLVANRDAAAGWEKFVVGSAGGDYITLRVQETGAYLSADPNNAGEVTGFRTAVGEWEQFLWVDFGNGSIGLKAKSTGKFVVTDTNRGAHAPLFADRATAGQWESFTWAADGGGTTPPPSGGGWVQVWGDEFDGTSVNTSNWTPNTTVHVNNEQQQYTNSSENIQVSNGTLKLIARYKPTNGYPFTSGRLESAGKREFGHGAVEARIKMPVGPGLWPAFWMLGNDINSVGWPQCGELDILENVGYADWTSGALHGPGYSGNTPINAQFRAQFVNNPVSNWHTYRTEYSSADIKWFIDGQLVKTVLKSEVTRYGAYVYDHPFFIILNLAVGGGYPQGVNGATWPYPGVPQSTADLITRTPQVMEIDYVRAFQWR from the coding sequence ATGAACGCGAAGCTTGGGAAGACGACGGGAATGAACTGGCTGGTGAAGTGGGGCTTGGGGGGCGTGCTGCTGGTGGCTTCCGCGTGTGGGCAGTCGCCCGAGACCTCCACGCCGGCGGCGGTGGAGACGGCCGAGGTGCAGCAGCGGGCCACGGTGGCGCCGATTGGCAAGACCATCTGGCTGCGCGCCGGGACGAACGGGAAGATCGTGTCGGCGGACCGCAACATCAACGCCAACGCGCCGCTGGTCGCCAACCGGGACGCCGCCGCGGGCTGGGAGAAGTTCGTGGTGGGCAGCGCGGGCGGGGACTACATCACGCTGCGCGTGCAGGAGACGGGCGCGTACCTGTCGGCGGACCCGAACAACGCGGGCGAGGTCACCGGCTTCCGCACCGCGGTGGGCGAGTGGGAGCAGTTCCTCTGGGTGGACTTCGGCAACGGCTCCATCGGCCTCAAGGCCAAGAGCACCGGCAAGTTCGTGGTGACCGACACCAACCGGGGCGCCCACGCGCCGCTGTTCGCCGACCGCGCCACCGCGGGCCAGTGGGAGTCCTTCACCTGGGCCGCCGATGGCGGCGGCACCACGCCTCCTCCCTCGGGCGGTGGCTGGGTGCAGGTCTGGGGCGACGAGTTCGACGGCACCAGCGTCAACACGTCCAACTGGACGCCCAACACCACGGTGCACGTGAACAACGAGCAGCAGCAGTACACGAACTCGTCCGAGAACATCCAGGTGAGCAACGGCACGCTCAAGCTCATCGCGCGCTACAAGCCCACCAATGGCTATCCCTTCACCTCGGGCCGTCTGGAGAGCGCGGGCAAGCGCGAGTTCGGCCACGGCGCCGTCGAGGCGCGCATCAAGATGCCGGTGGGCCCGGGCCTGTGGCCGGCGTTCTGGATGCTCGGCAATGACATCAACTCGGTGGGCTGGCCGCAGTGCGGCGAGCTCGACATCCTGGAGAACGTGGGCTACGCGGACTGGACCTCGGGCGCGCTGCATGGCCCGGGCTATTCGGGCAACACGCCCATCAACGCCCAGTTCCGCGCCCAGTTCGTCAACAACCCCGTCAGCAACTGGCACACCTACCGCACCGAGTACTCCAGCGCGGACATCAAGTGGTTCATCGACGGCCAGCTCGTGAAGACGGTGCTCAAGTCCGAGGTGACCCGCTACGGCGCCTACGTGTACGACCACCCGTTCTTCATCATCCTCAACCTGGCGGTCGGTGGCGGCTACCCGCAGGGCGTCAACGGCGCCACCTGGCCGTACCCCGGCGTGCCGCAGTCCACCGCGGACCTCATCACCCGCACGCCGCAGGTGATGGAGATCGACTACGTGCGCGCCTTCCAGTGGCGCTAG
- a CDS encoding AAA family ATPase: protein MELRLAQRLNLITGDNGLGKSFLLDIAWWALTRTWARYLVLPVPSQGKPRIAYSYTKSTPRSYSYESTYDRKSERWSVNNGRPAIPGLVLYAQVDGGFSVWDPARNYWRTDAPDRPSSYLFAPHEVWEGNAHCEGLIRDWASWQRENGESFNMLTKVLQVLSPLGGEPLLPGELRKLTVEDPKRYPTLRMPYGQDVAVTHASAGMRRIIALTYLLIWAWQEHIAAAEVRGDDPAREIIFLIDEIEAHLHPQWQRRIVPAVLNVMDALTGNHGSRVQLITATHSPLVLASVEPLFDVKKDAWFDLDLEEARVVLRKREFVRRGEVSNWLTSEAFDLRKARSLEAESAIETALALLRQKDPRWQDVESADQRLHAAGLPDIDPFWVRWGQFVEERKPAKRGKR from the coding sequence ATGGAGCTGCGGCTTGCGCAACGGCTCAACCTCATCACTGGCGACAACGGGCTGGGCAAGAGCTTCCTGCTGGACATCGCTTGGTGGGCCCTGACCAGGACCTGGGCTCGCTATCTGGTCCTTCCCGTGCCCTCGCAGGGCAAGCCCAGGATCGCGTACAGCTACACGAAGTCCACGCCTCGTAGCTACTCGTACGAGAGTACGTATGACCGCAAGTCCGAGCGCTGGTCCGTCAACAATGGCCGGCCCGCGATTCCGGGGCTCGTGCTTTACGCGCAGGTCGACGGAGGCTTCTCCGTGTGGGATCCGGCACGCAACTACTGGAGGACCGATGCGCCGGACCGTCCCAGCTCCTATCTCTTCGCGCCTCACGAAGTGTGGGAGGGGAACGCGCACTGTGAAGGGCTGATTCGCGACTGGGCGTCGTGGCAGCGCGAAAACGGTGAGTCCTTCAACATGCTGACCAAGGTTCTCCAGGTGCTATCACCGCTCGGGGGAGAGCCGCTGCTCCCAGGGGAGCTGCGGAAGCTCACGGTGGAAGATCCGAAGCGCTACCCGACACTGCGGATGCCCTACGGCCAGGATGTCGCCGTGACCCACGCGTCGGCGGGCATGCGGCGCATCATCGCCCTGACCTATCTCCTGATTTGGGCTTGGCAGGAACACATCGCGGCGGCCGAGGTTCGTGGCGACGATCCGGCCCGCGAGATCATCTTCCTCATCGATGAGATCGAAGCGCACCTCCATCCTCAGTGGCAGCGCCGCATCGTACCGGCCGTGCTCAACGTGATGGACGCTCTCACTGGGAATCATGGTTCCCGCGTCCAGCTCATCACGGCGACGCACTCCCCCCTGGTGCTGGCCTCCGTGGAGCCACTCTTCGACGTCAAGAAGGACGCATGGTTCGACCTGGACCTTGAAGAGGCCCGGGTCGTCCTACGGAAGCGCGAGTTCGTGCGCCGGGGAGAGGTCTCCAACTGGCTCACCAGCGAGGCCTTCGATCTGAGGAAGGCCCGGTCGCTTGAAGCCGAGTCCGCCATCGAGACCGCGCTGGCGCTGCTTCGTCAGAAGGATCCGCGATGGCAGGACGTGGAGTCCGCGGATCAGAGACTGCACGCCGCGGGGCTTCCGGATATTGATCCGTTCTGGGTCCGGTGGGGTCAGTTTGTCGAGGAGCGCAAGCCGGCGAAGCGAGGCAAGCGGTGA